One Miscanthus floridulus cultivar M001 chromosome 11, ASM1932011v1, whole genome shotgun sequence DNA window includes the following coding sequences:
- the LOC136490722 gene encoding aminoaldehyde dehydrogenase 2: MAPPQTVPRRGLFIGGAWREPCLGRRLPVVNPATEATIGDIPAGTAEDVEIAVAAARDAFSRDGGRHWSRAPGAVRANFLRAIAAKIKDRKSELALLETLDSGKPLDEASADMDDVAACFEYYADLAEALDGKQRSPISLPMENFKSYVLKEPIGVVGLITPWNYPLLMATWKVAPALAAGCTAVLKPSELASVSCLELGAICMEIGLPPGVLNIITGLGPEAGAPLSSHPHVDKIAFTGSTETGKRIMTSAAQMVKPVSLELGGKSPLIVFDDIGDIDKAVEWAMFGIFVNAGEVCSATSRLLLHEKIAKKFLDRLVAWAKNIKVSDPLEEGCRLGSVVSEGQYEKIKKFISTARSEGATILYGGARPQHLRRGFFLEPTIITDVSTSMQIWREEVFGPVICVKEFRTESEAVELANDTHYGLAGAVISNDEERCERISKALHSGIIWINCSQPCFVQAPWGGNKRSGFGRELGEWGLDNYMTVKQVTKYCSDEPWGWYQPPSKL, encoded by the exons atggcgccgccgcagaCGGTCCCCCGGCGCGGCCTCTTCATTGGCGGGGCCTGGAGGGAGCCGTGCCTCGGGCGCCGCCTCCCCGTCGTCAACCCGGCCACCGAGGCCACCATCG GCGACATCCCGGCGGGCACGGCGGAGGACGTGGAGATCGCGGTCGCGGCGGCGCGGGACGCGTTCTCCCGCGACGGCGGGAGGCACTGGTCGCGCGCCCCTGGGGCCGTGCGCGCCAACTTCCTCAGGGCGATCGCCGCCAAG ATTAAAGATAGAAAATCTGAGTTGGCTTTGCTGGAGACACTTGATTCTGGGAAGCCTCTGGATGAAGCAAGTGCAGACATG GATGATGTCGCTGCATGCTTTGAGTACTATGCTGATCTGGCAGAAGCTTTAGATGGGAAGCAACGTTCACCAATCTCTCTGCCTATGGAAAACTTCAAGTCATATGTACTTAAAGAACCCATTGGGGTTGTTGGACTGATCACTCCTTG GAACTATCCTCTGTTGATGGCAACTTGGAAGGTCGCACCTGCCTTGGCTGCTGGGTGTACAGCTGTATTAAAGCCTTCAGAGTTGGCTTCTGT GAGTTGCTTAGAGCTTGGTGCAATATGTATGGAAATAGGCCTACCACCAGGTGTCTTGAACATAATTACTGGTCTGGGCCCTGAAGCTGGTGCTCCATTATCCTCACATCCCCATGTGGATAAG ATTGCTTTTACTGGAAGTACAGAAACTGGTAAGAGGATAATGACTTCAGCTGCCCAAATGGTTAAG CCTGTTTCATTAGAGCTTGGTGGCAAAAGTCCTCTTATTGTCTTTGATGACATTGGTGACATTGACAAAG CTGTTGAATGGGCCATGTTTGGGATCTTCGTAAATGCTGGTGAAGTCTGCAGTGCTACTTCTCGTCTACTGCTGCAT GAGAAAATTGCAAAGAAATTCTTGGATAGATTGGTTGCATGGGCAAAGAATATAAAAGTCTCAGATCCACTGGAGGAAGGCTGCAGACTGGGTTCAGTTGTCAGTGAAGGACAG TATGAAAAGATAAAGAAGTTCATCTCAACTGCAAGAAGTGAAGGTGCCACAATTCTGTATGGAGGTGCCCGACCACAG CATCTCAGAAGAGGGTTCTTTCTCGAACCTACAATTATAACAGATGTTAGTACGTCAATGCAAATTTGGCGAGAGGAAGTCTTTGGACCAGTCATCTGCGTTAAAGAGTTCAGGACAGAGAGTGAAGCTGTGGAACTTGCAAATGATACTCA CTATGGTTTAGCTGGTGCGGTGATCTCCAATGATGAAGAGAGGTGCGAGCGCATTTCAAAG GCTCTTCACTCTGGTATTATTTGGATAAATTGCTCGCAGCCATGCTTCGTCCAAGCTCCTTGGGGAGGGAACAAGCGGAGCGGTTTTGGTCGGGAGCTCGGAGAATG GGGCCTTGATAACTATATGACCGTGAAGCAAGTCACCAAGTATTGCTCGGATGAACCGTGGGGATGGTACCAGCCTCCATCTAAGCTGTGA